In the genome of Telluria beijingensis, one region contains:
- a CDS encoding ABC transporter permease yields MEIRPILSSLLRNKTGPILVAMQVALSLAILANALHVVNERRTVAARPSGMQDETAVFHLAVRSLKTDTPEQMLADLKRELDVLRAVPGVVSASQTSQMPLSRSGNNSSISIDRRQQRESGYASTYSADDALVKTLGLKLVEGRDFQPHEVLDIDETKTRERPRIAIISKPMGDKLWPGESAVGKTFYFGTGDGAEEVQVIGVVDRLQTPHALVGDEGEFSVIEPARYYGLPGNLYAVRAETGQRDRVMKEAEAALRQASATPMLLQARTTEEDRQRRYRADVSLSWMLITVSVLLLLVTCSGIVGMASLWVTQRRKQIGVRRALGARKIDILRYFIVENVMITSGGVLGGVLLGVGLNQLLVSKLEMTRLPLVYLVGGAFLFWAIGILAAYGPAWRAASISPAMATRST; encoded by the coding sequence ATGGAAATCCGCCCGATTCTATCGAGCCTGCTGCGCAACAAGACCGGCCCGATCCTGGTCGCGATGCAGGTCGCGCTCAGCCTGGCGATCCTGGCCAATGCCCTGCACGTGGTCAACGAGCGGCGCACGGTCGCCGCGCGGCCGTCCGGCATGCAGGACGAAACCGCCGTATTCCACCTCGCCGTGCGCAGCCTGAAGACGGACACGCCCGAGCAGATGCTGGCCGACCTCAAGCGCGAACTCGACGTGCTGCGCGCGGTGCCCGGCGTGGTGTCGGCATCGCAGACGTCGCAGATGCCGCTGTCCCGCAGCGGCAACAACAGCAGCATCTCGATCGACCGCCGCCAGCAGCGCGAGAGCGGCTACGCATCCACGTACAGCGCCGACGATGCGCTGGTCAAGACCCTGGGGCTGAAGCTGGTCGAGGGCCGCGATTTCCAGCCGCACGAAGTCCTCGATATCGACGAAACCAAGACCCGCGAACGCCCGCGCATCGCGATCATCAGCAAGCCGATGGGCGACAAGCTGTGGCCCGGCGAATCGGCGGTCGGCAAGACCTTCTACTTCGGCACCGGCGACGGCGCGGAAGAAGTGCAGGTGATCGGCGTCGTCGATCGCCTGCAGACCCCGCACGCGCTGGTGGGCGACGAAGGCGAATTCTCGGTCATCGAGCCGGCGCGCTACTATGGCCTGCCCGGCAACCTGTACGCGGTGCGCGCCGAAACCGGCCAGCGCGACCGCGTGATGAAGGAAGCCGAGGCCGCACTGCGCCAGGCCTCGGCCACGCCCATGCTGCTGCAGGCTCGCACCACCGAAGAAGACCGCCAGCGCCGCTACCGCGCCGATGTGTCGCTGTCGTGGATGCTGATCACGGTGAGCGTGCTGCTGCTGCTGGTAACCTGCAGCGGCATCGTCGGCATGGCCAGCCTGTGGGTGACCCAGCGCCGCAAGCAGATCGGGGTGCGGCGCGCGCTCGGCGCGCGCAAGATCGACATCCTGCGCTACTTCATCGTCGAGAATGTCATGATCACCAGCGGCGGCGTGCTGGGCGGCGTGCTGCTGGGCGTCGGCCTGAACCAGCTATTGGTGAGCAAGCTGGAGATGACGCGCCTGCCGCTGGTGTACCTGGTCGGCGGCGCCTTCCTGTTCTGGGCGATCGGCATCCTCGCGGCCTATGGGCCGGCATGGCGCGCGGCCAGCATCTCGCCGGCGATGGCGACCCGCAGCACCTGA
- a CDS encoding peptidase M61, which translates to MSNHAGLLAAVLVLACTPAHAEKQAFSGVVQLAVDATDVDRQIFNVRQSIPVQRSGALTLLYPQWEVGSHAPTASVTEMAGLRIQADGKPLAWRRDARAPHAFHLVVPSGARAITVDFQYLAPQRQALLKPDLVSLPWHRLLLYPAGWPTGTIPVRVALTVPPGLALAGALDVERQDGGKIALRTTSLEALVDAPAYAARHRRVIPLSSPQGKPVVLDIVSRDPRGLAVPGDEIARLQALVEETGLVFGPAPFRRYHALAILDDDTAGGGIEHLEQGENFLPADYFTALDRQLPNRDLIAHEYVHAWNGRFRLPADMHVADYNTAVDGSLLWLYEGQTELWGRILAARAGQRSLEHTLDRLAIDAALVANRSARAWKTLRDSTNDPLFMSGRPVEWRDWQRRQDYYFEGALLWLHVEARLRELTGGQRGLDDFARRFFATDGRPAPVPYDMDEIVNTLDALAPNDWRAFLDRHLDTHDDAEALAGLARSGWRLAWRATPSASWQQEEQIDGVSNLDHSIGVQVRRNGSLRSVTWDSPAFRVGLAPGAKIVSVDGAPFDIDLLVRRVAAAHSAPITLEVEAQGRRRSVELDYRGTLRYPYIERIPGVPDRLTPLLAARRQR; encoded by the coding sequence ATGTCCAACCATGCGGGGTTGCTGGCTGCGGTACTGGTCCTTGCATGCACGCCAGCGCACGCCGAGAAGCAGGCATTTTCCGGCGTCGTGCAACTGGCGGTCGACGCGACCGACGTCGACCGGCAAATCTTCAACGTCCGCCAATCGATCCCCGTCCAGCGCTCCGGCGCGCTGACGCTCCTGTACCCGCAGTGGGAAGTCGGCAGCCATGCGCCGACGGCCAGCGTCACCGAAATGGCGGGCTTGCGGATCCAGGCCGACGGCAAGCCGCTCGCCTGGCGCCGCGATGCACGGGCCCCGCATGCCTTCCACCTGGTCGTGCCGAGTGGCGCACGCGCGATCACGGTCGATTTCCAGTACCTGGCGCCGCAGCGCCAGGCGCTGCTGAAGCCTGACCTGGTCTCGCTGCCCTGGCACCGCCTGTTGCTGTACCCGGCCGGCTGGCCCACCGGCACGATCCCGGTCCGGGTCGCGCTGACAGTGCCGCCAGGGCTGGCGCTGGCCGGCGCGCTCGATGTGGAGCGGCAGGACGGCGGCAAGATCGCCCTGCGCACCACCTCGCTGGAGGCGCTGGTCGATGCGCCGGCCTACGCAGCGCGCCACCGGCGCGTGATTCCGCTGTCGTCACCACAAGGCAAACCGGTGGTACTCGACATCGTCAGCCGCGACCCGCGCGGCCTGGCGGTGCCCGGGGACGAAATCGCGCGCCTGCAGGCGCTGGTCGAGGAGACCGGCCTGGTGTTCGGGCCGGCGCCGTTCCGGCGCTACCATGCGCTCGCAATCCTGGACGACGATACCGCCGGCGGCGGGATCGAGCACCTCGAGCAGGGAGAGAACTTCCTGCCGGCGGATTACTTCACCGCGCTCGACCGGCAACTGCCGAACCGCGACCTGATCGCGCATGAATACGTGCACGCCTGGAACGGACGCTTCCGCCTTCCCGCCGACATGCACGTCGCCGACTACAACACCGCCGTCGACGGCAGCCTGCTGTGGCTGTACGAAGGCCAGACCGAATTATGGGGGCGGATCCTGGCCGCGCGCGCCGGACAGCGCAGCCTGGAACACACGCTCGACCGGCTGGCGATCGATGCCGCGCTGGTGGCGAATCGCAGTGCGCGCGCCTGGAAGACCCTGCGCGACAGCACCAACGACCCGCTGTTCATGTCCGGCCGCCCGGTCGAATGGCGCGACTGGCAGCGCCGCCAGGATTATTACTTCGAAGGCGCCCTGCTCTGGCTGCACGTCGAAGCGCGCCTGCGCGAACTGACCGGCGGCCAGCGCGGCCTGGACGATTTCGCGCGCCGCTTCTTCGCGACCGACGGCCGTCCGGCGCCGGTGCCGTACGACATGGACGAGATCGTGAACACGCTCGATGCCCTGGCGCCGAACGACTGGCGCGCCTTCCTCGACCGCCACCTGGACACCCATGACGACGCCGAAGCGCTGGCCGGCCTGGCGCGCAGCGGCTGGCGCCTGGCCTGGCGCGCCACGCCCAGCGCCAGCTGGCAACAGGAAGAGCAGATCGACGGTGTCAGCAACCTCGATCATTCGATCGGTGTGCAGGTCCGTCGCAACGGCAGCCTGCGCTCGGTGACGTGGGACAGCCCCGCCTTCCGGGTCGGCCTGGCGCCAGGCGCGAAGATCGTGTCGGTCGACGGCGCGCCGTTCGACATCGACCTGCTCGTGCGGCGCGTCGCCGCAGCGCACTCCGCGCCGATCACCCTCGAAGTCGAGGCCCAAGGCCGCCGGCGCAGCGTGGAACTCGATTACCGCGGCACGCTGCGCTACCCGTACATCGAGCGCATTCCCGGCGTCCCCGACCGCCTGACACCCCTGCTCGCCGCCCGCCGCCAGCGCTGA
- a CDS encoding sigma-54-dependent transcriptional regulator translates to MPTVLIIDDNAAVAMALDVLFSLHDIASLRAASPEEGLALLATEPVDLVIQDMNFTADTTSGEEGVALFREIRLRHPDLPVILLTAWTHLDAAVDLVKLGAADYLSKPWNDERLLATVSNLIELGQSNRLLASRLQRERKAKSELEQNFDLRGLVWQDPATERVLHLACQVARADVPVLITGPNGTGKERIAEIIKANSTVAAGPFVVLNCGALPSELIEAELFGADAGAYTGASKAREGKFEAADGGTLFLDEIGNLPLAGQMKLLRVLETGRFERLGSNRERQVKVRVISATNADLAAMIRAGTFREDLFYRLNVIELRLPPLSARPGDILPLARSFLAPGKTLHPASEAALTAHAWPGNVRELKNVMARANLLSSGDTIKVADLGLPAASLPAQESEPDREAIVGALARAGGVVAQAANELGLSRQALYRRMERLGIARP, encoded by the coding sequence ATGCCCACAGTTCTCATCATCGACGACAACGCCGCTGTCGCCATGGCGCTCGACGTGCTGTTCTCGCTGCACGACATCGCCTCCCTGCGCGCGGCCTCGCCCGAGGAGGGCCTGGCCCTGCTCGCGACAGAACCGGTCGACCTGGTAATCCAGGACATGAACTTCACGGCCGACACCACCTCGGGCGAGGAAGGCGTGGCCCTGTTCCGCGAGATCCGCCTGCGCCATCCCGACCTGCCGGTCATCCTGCTCACCGCCTGGACCCACCTCGATGCGGCGGTCGACCTGGTCAAGCTGGGCGCCGCCGACTACCTGTCCAAGCCGTGGAACGACGAGCGCCTGCTGGCCACGGTCAGCAACCTGATCGAACTGGGCCAGTCCAACCGGCTGCTTGCCAGCCGCCTGCAGCGCGAACGCAAGGCGAAAAGCGAGCTCGAACAGAACTTCGACCTGCGCGGCCTGGTGTGGCAAGACCCGGCTACCGAACGCGTGCTGCACCTGGCCTGCCAGGTGGCGCGCGCCGATGTGCCGGTCTTGATCACGGGCCCGAACGGCACCGGCAAGGAGCGCATCGCCGAGATCATCAAGGCCAATTCGACGGTGGCCGCCGGTCCCTTCGTGGTGCTCAACTGCGGCGCCCTGCCGTCCGAGCTGATCGAGGCCGAGCTGTTCGGCGCCGATGCCGGCGCCTATACCGGCGCCTCGAAGGCGCGCGAAGGCAAGTTCGAGGCGGCCGACGGCGGCACGCTCTTCCTCGATGAGATCGGCAACCTGCCGCTGGCCGGGCAGATGAAACTGCTGCGGGTGCTGGAAACCGGCCGCTTCGAGCGGCTCGGCTCGAACCGCGAGCGGCAGGTGAAGGTGCGCGTGATCAGCGCCACCAATGCCGACCTGGCGGCGATGATCCGCGCCGGGACCTTCCGCGAAGACCTGTTCTACCGCCTGAACGTGATCGAACTGCGCCTGCCGCCTTTGAGCGCCCGTCCAGGCGACATCCTGCCGCTGGCGCGCTCGTTCCTGGCGCCCGGCAAGACCCTGCATCCCGCGAGCGAAGCGGCATTGACGGCCCACGCCTGGCCCGGCAATGTGCGCGAGCTGAAGAACGTGATGGCGCGCGCCAACCTGCTCTCCAGCGGCGACACCATCAAGGTGGCGGACCTCGGCCTGCCGGCCGCCAGCCTGCCGGCCCAGGAGTCGGAGCCCGACCGCGAGGCCATCGTGGGGGCGCTGGCGCGCGCCGGCGGCGTGGTGGCGCAGGCGGCGAACGAGCTTGGCCTGTCGCGCCAGGCGCTGTACCGCCGCATGGAGCGACTAGGGATCGCCCGCCCATGA
- a CDS encoding sensor histidine kinase → MNQAPAKTRFSLVTRLSALVGTLLALGMLSALGLDALFPGRPVLVAGLCLLGLLPVAIITLRTQVQPILSLFRALEGTVDSYRDGDFSFSLHWPHNDELSDLIAAHNRLGAVLREQRLGLAQRELLLDSMVQNTPVAMLLVADSNAHAQDGVIVYANVAARQLLSHGRKLEGHALRAVLDEATPALRDALARGGDGLFNTGEGENEEVYHLARSTFNLNGRRHELLLLRHLTVELRRQEVQTWKKVIRVISHELNNSLAPLASLAHSGAELVRRGQVERLPQILSTIGERTRHLETFILGYARFAKLPSPRLEACPWPELVARLAGQVDFRVEGELPLDAAWVDAAQFEQALLNLLKNAHESGSKPEDVVLQVRRVQDQLRIDVLDRGSGMSETVLTQALVPFYSTKRSGTGLGLALAREIAEAHGGRILLANRDGGGLAVTLFLPALPTPSPSS, encoded by the coding sequence ATGAACCAGGCGCCGGCCAAGACCAGGTTTTCGCTGGTCACGCGCCTGTCGGCGCTGGTCGGCACCCTGCTGGCGCTCGGCATGCTGTCCGCGCTCGGCCTCGACGCTCTGTTCCCAGGCCGGCCGGTACTGGTCGCGGGCCTGTGCCTGCTCGGCCTGCTGCCGGTCGCGATCATCACCCTGCGCACCCAGGTCCAGCCCATCCTGTCGCTGTTTCGCGCGCTGGAAGGCACGGTGGACAGCTACCGCGACGGCGACTTCTCGTTCAGCCTCCACTGGCCGCACAACGACGAGTTGAGCGACCTGATCGCGGCCCACAACCGGCTCGGCGCCGTGCTGCGCGAGCAGCGCCTGGGCCTGGCACAGCGCGAACTGCTGCTCGATTCGATGGTGCAGAACACGCCGGTGGCGATGCTGCTGGTGGCCGATTCCAACGCCCACGCCCAGGACGGCGTCATCGTCTACGCCAACGTCGCCGCGCGCCAGTTGCTGTCGCATGGCCGCAAACTGGAAGGCCATGCGCTGCGCGCGGTGCTCGACGAGGCGACGCCGGCGCTGCGCGACGCACTGGCGCGTGGTGGCGACGGCCTGTTCAACACCGGCGAAGGCGAAAACGAAGAGGTCTACCACCTGGCGCGCAGCACCTTCAACCTTAATGGACGGCGCCACGAGCTGCTGCTGCTGCGCCACCTGACGGTGGAATTGCGGCGCCAGGAAGTGCAGACCTGGAAGAAGGTGATCCGCGTGATCAGCCATGAACTCAACAACTCGCTGGCGCCGCTCGCCTCGCTCGCCCATTCGGGCGCCGAACTGGTGCGGCGCGGCCAGGTCGAGCGCCTGCCGCAGATCCTCTCGACCATCGGCGAGCGTACCCGCCACCTGGAGACCTTCATCCTCGGCTATGCGCGCTTCGCCAAGCTGCCGTCGCCGCGCCTGGAAGCCTGTCCGTGGCCGGAACTGGTCGCGCGCCTGGCCGGCCAGGTCGATTTCAGGGTCGAGGGCGAGCTGCCGCTTGACGCGGCCTGGGTCGACGCCGCCCAGTTCGAGCAGGCGCTCCTGAACCTGCTCAAGAATGCGCACGAATCGGGCTCGAAGCCCGAGGATGTCGTGCTGCAGGTGCGGCGCGTGCAGGACCAGTTGCGCATCGACGTGCTCGATCGCGGCAGCGGCATGAGCGAGACGGTGCTGACCCAGGCCCTGGTGCCCTTCTATTCGACCAAGCGCAGCGGCACCGGCCTGGGGCTGGCGCTGGCGCGCGAGATCGCCGAAGCCCACGGCGGCCGCATCCTGCTCGCTAACCGCGACGGCGGCGGCCTGGCGGTGACGCTGTTCCTGCCGGCGCTGCCGACGCCTTCTCCATCCTCCTGA
- a CDS encoding glutathione S-transferase family protein, which translates to MLTVIGKATSINVRKVLWTCTELGLPLVREDWRDGHAALNPNRMVPVLVDDGFVLWESNTICRYLCEQHGGAALLPLDAQARARVSQWMDWQATELNTAWRYAFMALVRGSPAHRDPALIEAGVAGWNRHVGLLDAHLATHGPWVAGEDFSLADIVLGLSVNRWLMTPMARPDYPHLAAWYARLGERPGFAAWCGNGVP; encoded by the coding sequence ATGCTGACCGTCATCGGCAAGGCCACCTCGATCAATGTACGCAAGGTGCTGTGGACCTGCACCGAACTCGGACTGCCGTTAGTGCGCGAAGACTGGCGCGACGGCCACGCCGCGCTGAACCCGAACCGCATGGTGCCGGTGCTGGTCGACGACGGCTTCGTGCTGTGGGAATCGAACACCATTTGCCGCTACCTGTGCGAGCAGCACGGCGGCGCTGCGCTGCTGCCGCTTGATGCCCAGGCGCGGGCCCGCGTGAGCCAGTGGATGGACTGGCAGGCGACCGAATTGAACACCGCCTGGCGCTACGCCTTCATGGCGCTGGTGCGGGGCAGTCCAGCGCATCGGGACCCGGCGCTGATCGAAGCCGGCGTCGCAGGATGGAACCGCCACGTCGGCCTGCTCGACGCCCACCTGGCGACGCATGGCCCCTGGGTCGCCGGGGAGGATTTCTCGCTGGCCGACATCGTGCTCGGCCTGTCGGTCAACCGCTGGCTGATGACGCCGATGGCGCGGCCCGACTATCCGCACCTGGCGGCCTGGTACGCGCGCCTCGGCGAGCGTCCCGGCTTCGCCGCCTGGTGCGGCAACGGCGTGCCGTGA
- a CDS encoding spermidine synthase, producing the protein MPPSAIDPRFAQPGHPPATIDEFEGVRFLHLGTSWVQGAMRIAKPDTIELEYVQMMMMWTLFQRAPRHIAQLGLGSAALTRFCHARFPDARVTAVELNPNVIAICRALFGLPDDDARLTVREMNALDFVLDPANHGTLDVLQVDLYDQDARGPVLDSVEFYQGCHDCLAPGGIMTANVFGDYGNYDKNFLHMDQVFDAVVWLPEVHDANVVVLAFKDAPEIDFAVLYERAGEIRRRLNLPARNWVNGLKEWMRDHA; encoded by the coding sequence ATGCCGCCATCCGCCATCGATCCCCGTTTCGCCCAGCCCGGCCATCCGCCCGCCACCATCGACGAATTCGAGGGCGTGCGCTTCCTGCACCTCGGCACCTCCTGGGTGCAAGGGGCGATGCGCATCGCGAAGCCGGACACGATCGAGCTCGAATACGTGCAGATGATGATGATGTGGACGCTGTTCCAGCGGGCGCCGCGCCATATCGCCCAGCTCGGGCTGGGCAGCGCCGCGCTGACCCGCTTCTGCCACGCGCGCTTTCCGGACGCGCGCGTCACGGCGGTCGAACTCAATCCGAATGTGATCGCGATCTGCCGCGCCCTGTTCGGCCTGCCCGACGACGACGCCCGCCTGACGGTGCGCGAGATGAACGCGCTCGACTTCGTGCTCGACCCGGCCAACCACGGCACGCTCGACGTGCTGCAGGTCGACCTGTACGACCAGGACGCGCGCGGCCCGGTGCTCGATTCGGTCGAGTTCTACCAGGGCTGCCACGATTGCCTGGCGCCGGGCGGCATCATGACCGCCAATGTGTTCGGCGACTACGGCAACTACGACAAGAACTTCCTGCACATGGATCAGGTGTTCGACGCCGTCGTCTGGCTGCCCGAGGTGCACGATGCGAACGTGGTGGTGCTGGCCTTCAAGGATGCGCCCGAGATCGACTTCGCGGTGCTGTACGAACGCGCCGGCGAGATCAGGCGGCGCCTGAACCTGCCGGCCAGGAACTGGGTCAACGGCCTGAAAGAGTGGATGCGCGACCACGCGTGA